One window from the genome of Hydra vulgaris chromosome 02, alternate assembly HydraT2T_AEP encodes:
- the LOC136071781 gene encoding uncharacterized protein LOC136071781, translated as MDKFVKVKWLEPPHSIEYGTIPSNWIEERNDSFWVCWPPVPNVKPLILNRQLPKKDWFRFILLKKYGSGSSFSECELVPSAIDTNEDTDDDNLSKRKCRTVLPYFMSDSDDLDNDIVSNQPKRPKLVCSSDEEQETIINKFPLLPPSLQKLPSNLNLITKKRQRIDLEIDPESQTKVPSSQSYLLQHNTSCSSKTLDDIDSTPTVSQDVFQKNVMKILKNLKKDLSNIKQTQKDLIEKFSVLQHTGVDNVNTFVLITIDNVEDLGKLESKLEDKSIYLQLVAVLARACGIHPKKSIYEAMNKLLTKDVASKYNITGTAKKCNFCTEFKNIYSAIIEAVSSQHADTKDIQLHSFIGEWLRQAGVLNIRTEKKKIENPNKTL; from the exons atggataagTTTGTTAAAGTGAAATGGCTCGAACCTCCACATTCCATTGAATATGGAACAATTCCTTCAAATTGGATAGAAGAAAGAAATGATAGCTTTTGGGTGTGCTGGCCTCCAGTTCCTAATGTGAAGCCATTAATTTTAAACAGGCAACTACCAAAAAAAGACTGGTTCaggtttattttgttaaagaaatatgGAAGTGGAA gcagCTTTTCTGAATGTGAGCTTGTCCCCTCAGCCATTGATACGAACGAAGATACAGATGATGATAATCTTTCCAAGCGAAAATGTCGAACGGTTTTACCATATTTTATGAGTGATTCTGATGATTTGg ATAATGATATTGTTTCCAATCAACCAAAAAGGCCTAAATTAGTTTGCAGCAGTGATGAAGAGCAAGAGACAATAATCAACAAGTTTCCATTACTTCCACCATCACTacaaaaat tgcctTCAAATCTGAATTTGATTACTAAAAAGAGGCAAAGAATTGATTTGGAGATTGATCCAGAATCTCAAACTAAAGTACCATCTTCTCAATCTTATCTCCTGCAGCATAACACAA GTTGCAGCAGTAAAACTTTGGATGACATAGATAGTACACCCACTGTATCACAAGATG ttttccaGAAAAATgtgatgaaaattttaaaaaatttaaaaaaagatttatctaaTATTAAGCAAACCCAAAAAGATCTTATAGAAAAGTTTTCAGTTTTGCAGCATACAGGGGTAGATAATGTTAATACGTTTGTCTTAATTACTATTGACAATGTTGAGGATTTGGGGAAGTTAGAAAGTAAATTAGAagacaaaagtatatatttgcAGCTG gTGGCAGTTTTAGCTCGTGCTTGTGGCATCCACCCTAAAAAAAGTATCTATGAGGCaatgaataaacttttaactaaaGATGTTGCTTCGAAATATAATATAACGGGGACTGCCAAGAAATGTAATTTTTGCACggaattcaaaaatatttattcagccATTATAG aggCAGTTAGTAGTCAGCATGCTGACACCAAAGATATTCAACTCCACAGTTTTATTGGAGAGTGGTTGCGACAAGCTGGTGTCTTGAATATTCGAactgagaagaaaaaaattgaaaatccaaataaaactttataa
- the LOC136075849 gene encoding uncharacterized protein LOC136075849 produces the protein MAITMDQVKKTIQKMFKEFKNEIDEMMKQHEKNVLNILSANTKIIYDRLDKVDLKVNQHAKQIEIMEKDVEEIKRSLNFHEHLFEEKIKTAITSQEKKQTSHIEKQNHNSDYHKIKSKLREMEDRSRRNNLRVDGIKENEGETWIESELKVSKVFEEHLGLTNIRIERAHRTGQRDLNKPRTVVLKLLDYKDKVEILKKTSQLKGKNIYINEDFCAETVTIRKALREQMKVERAAGKYAFISYDKLIIRDWAANKK, from the coding sequence aTGGCTATTACAATGgatcaagtaaaaaaaacgatacaaaaaatgtttaaagaatttaaGAACGAAATAGACGAAATGATGAAGCAACATGAAAAAAACGTGTTAAACATATTAAGCGCAAACACGAAAATCATATACGATAGATTAGATAAAGTAGATTTGAAGGTTAATCAGCATGCAAAGCAAATAGAGATAATGGAAAAAGACGtagaagaaatcaaaagaaGCTTAAATTTTCACGAACacctttttgaagaaaaaattaagacagCTATTACTTCtcaggaaaaaaaacaaacatctcACATTGAAAAGCAAAATCATAATTCCGactatcataaaataaaaagtaaactaagAGAGATGGAGGATAGATCTCGCAGAAACAATTTAAGGGTAGACGGGATAAAAGAAAACGAAGGTGAAACGTGGATTGAAAGCGAATTAAAAGTCAGTAAAGTTTTTGAAGAGCATTTGGGGTTAACAAATATTAGGATTGAAAGAGCTCATAGAACTGGTCAGAGAGATTTAAACAAACCCAGAACAGTTGTATTAAAACTGTTagattataaagataaagttgaaattttaaaaaaaacatctcaattaaaaggtaaaaatatttatattaacgaAGATTTTTGTGCCGAAACTGTCACAATTAGGAAAGCGCTACGGGAACAAATGAAAGTTGAACGAGCAGCCGGAAAATATGCATTCATCTCTTACGATAAGTTGATCATTCGGGATTGGGCTGcgaacaaaaagtaa
- the LOC124812019 gene encoding uncharacterized protein LOC124812019, with product MRFLKHFCKRNLLLWFLTLSYAQFMLKLVCGASISQIEKALETSFFRLWFFKHNFTNFSSLKFDMELSLSNDGSATQEGLERIFYKMIRGINVTMVVFGGSCSRGAELGCLSSYCTYHYALGAWWNSVIAPITGSFLKRKVLAVGGTGSTYYGHCWEEYIIPNYEIDIVLWEFCINDPDSYDYGRGLEKLVRSILLYKSKPALIFVQFFSSSILTIDGGNVLTPTWEYKLSTIATLSQHYKFTTIDLLSSVANRVNDTSNKRLFLSEMFNGDHPSHLAHAQTAFILLTYIRKHFLYNLKNKIKNGVLKTAQLNNNFTKKKMFPKKLTTALDVPSTCWTAVLPDFRFIIRHDLYNLTVLRNSGFIKHKRHLWKQADAIRHDVRGGYFAYHSKSTLSLKFNIEGKIERNIYIAVSHQQNGGLTVFTISNLLGLNHNKVLIDCSRHSFKAMDVHPLGRFPAGKTTINVFTITGGCELNAIIIE from the coding sequence atgagatttttaaaacatttttgcaaaagaaatttgttacTATGGTTTCTTACTTTGAGTTATGCACAATTTATGCTAAAGTTGGTTTGTGGAGCAAGTATATCGCAAATAGAGAAAGCTTTAGAAACCTCGTTTTTTAGATTatggttttttaaacataattttacaaatttttccaGTTTAAAATTCGATATGGAACTAAGTTTAAGTAATGATGGCTCTGCCACCCAAGAAGGACTTGAAaggatattttataaaatgattcgCGGAATCAACGTCACCATGGTTGTCTTTGGTGGATCATGTTCAAGAGGTGCTGAGCTTGGTTGTCTAAGCTCGTATTGCACATACCATTATGCTCTTGGTGCTTGGTGGAACTCTGTAATTGCCCCTATAACtggcagttttttaaaaaggaaagtTTTAGCTGTTGGGGGAACCGGATCTACGTACTATGGTCACTGTTGGGAAGAATATATCATACCAAATTATGAAATAGATATCGTTCTTTGGGAGTTTTGTATAAATGATCCAGACAGTTACGATTACGGTCGGGGTTTAGAAAAATTAGTACGCTCTATACTGTTGTATAAAAGTAAACCTgctttaatatttgttcaatttttctCGAGTAGCATACTAACAATAGATGGAGGAAACGTATTGACGCCGACTTGGGAATATAAGTTGAGCACCATAGCAACGCTTTCTCAACATTACAAATTCACAACTATTGATCTTTTAAGTTCTGTTGCTAATCGTGTTAATGATACTTCAAATAAACGTTTGTTTTTATCAGAAATGTTCAATGGGGACCACCCATCGCATCTTGCTCACGCCCAaacagcttttattttattaacctATATACGTAAACACTttctttataacttaaaaaataaaattaaaaatggggTTCTAAAAACAGCACAGTTAAACAataatttcactaaaaaaaaaatgtttccgAAAAAATTAACAACCGCTTTAGATGTACCTAGTACTTGCTGGACTGCTGTTTTGCCGGATTTCAGGTTTATAATTCGTCATGATCTTTATAACCTTACAGTTTTACGCAACAGTGGTTTCATTAAACATAAAAGACACTTATGGAAACAAGCAGATGCTATACGTCATGACGTTCGTGGGGGATATTTTGCATATCATTCTAAAAGTAcattaagtttaaagtttaatatcGAAGGAAAAATAGAAAGAAACATTTACATTGCCGTATCTCATCAACAAAATGGTGGTTTAACAGTGTTTACTATCTCAAATTTATTGGGACTAAatcataataaagttttaattgactgttcaagacattcttttaaagcAATGGATGTTCATCCACTAGGCAGATTTCCAGCTGGAAAAACTACGATTAACGTGTTTACAATCACAGGTGGTTGTGAATTAAACGCAATTATTATTGAATAA